Genomic DNA from Shouchella patagoniensis:
TTATTCAATGAGAAGGACCAATTCTTATCTGGTCTGAGGAAATTGGATACATTTTCAGATCCGGTATTAGATGAATTATCGGCTGATCACCGTGCTTTTTTTCGAGGAAAACGGCATGAACACTCATTTTATATCGATGATACATTTATTGTATCTGCCAATTTACCAAACTCTTTTACTTATGGTACCAAAACAAATGATCTTTCTGTTAGCTGGCTTGAACGAGAAACAGGAAAGACACTTTCCTTTACTACACCCATCGATTTCGACCATTATTATTCCTTTATCGTCGACATGCAGATGAGAGGAGATACATTGCTTCTCCTCGTAGAACAAAGTACACGATCTAGTACTGAACTTGTTTTATATGAAATTAATAATTCAACACATTCCTTAACAGATCAGCAAATTCTTTATACTCTTCCAAATAATGATGATAAATATATTACTATTATTAGTGACAGCTTTTATTTTAGCCCTTCCTCCTATGCAGCTTGGTCTGTTTATGGTTGGGAGACGGATACAAATGAGCTTAATTTTTATTCCTATGATTCTACTGAAACGAAAACGCTTGATCTTGGATCGAAAATAAAAGAAGGGGCGAACTCTTCTTTTAGCGCATTTCAAGATGGTGAGCAAGTTATCTTTATCGAACATCTATATGATAAAAAAGTTGCGAATGTACGGTATTTAATGATTGATCTTAGGGAAGGAAAAGCATCTGATATGCACGAAACCCTTCTGAGAAATGAAGATATAATAACAGTAAAACAAGCGAACGGTTTTCTCTATTTCATCACTGCTGTTAACAACTTGAGCAACGAATTAGCCAAGATAACTGTGATCGATCCCGTTACGAATGAAGAAATTCATGAAGGAGTCATACAATACACCGATGGTAGCTTTCGTACCGGTCATTATTCTTTTGATTTCTATGACACACAAAATGACAACCAGAAATAAAGGCTGTCATTTTGTCTTTTATGAAAAATTCACTCTTGAGTAGAAATAAGGAAATCTGTTGCAACTTGAAAACCTCTCGCTCTTGCTTCAGCTAAATCAAATCCATTATCCAAATGCATACAACACACAGTTGTGCGTGCATCATTAGGAACCACTTCTGTTAATTCTCTCAACGACATGTGTACATTACCTGGGTAATCAGCCCAAGATGTATCTTGAAAAAAAAGATCGTATTCATTGTTTATTAACTTTCGCAAAATTGCTTGCGGAATCAGATTGGCATCTCCGCTATAGTACATGTACTCATTTTTTGATTTAAATTCATAACCATAACAATTCAACTGATCTGCGTGACTTACACAAACTGGCGTGACGTCATAAGGACCAAATTTTCCACCTTCACCAATCTCTAACCAGTTGACTTGTTGATCTTCGACGCCCATTTTTCTCATTAATGACTTTGCCTCTACTAAAACATCTTTCGGTGCAAGTACTGTGAGTTTTGCCTTAAACGTTGGTACCATCTTGAAATAAGAATAAAAAATTAAATCTCCTAATGAACCGATATGGTCAGGATGGAGATGAGTTATTAATACAGATATTTGAGTGACTTTATTAAGAACTTGATAGTCAACTAACCGATGGAATGTTGCACTCCCACAATCAATCATAAACAACTCATTATCCGCTTTAAAAAAAGCTCCATTATTCCCTAAATCTGTATGAAAAGCACTACCGCAGCCAATAAACGTAAGCATCATTCAAAACTCCCTTCTTCAAAAGCAACTTACTTATTAGTAATTTAACATATTTTCATAGAGGTAAAACCATTTGCTTTTCTAAACGTGTTCATCTTATAGTAAATTAAGAGAACTTATTGTAGGGGAGAGATTAAATGAAAATAAAAAGCGGGGTAGAGCAAGCAGTTTGTATTCTCGTTATTCTTGCTACTCAATCTGACAAACAACATGTCAAAAGTGAGACCATTTCTACAAGACTACATGTTTCTCCTTCATATTTAAAAAAAGTCATGCGAAAACTTGTTATTAGCCGCTTAATTACAAGTGTCCCTGGAAACAGTGGTGGATTTTCTCTTGCTCGATCTCCAAATTCGATTACAATGCTTGATATACTTGATGCAATCGAAAGCGATAAACCTTTTTTACAAACTGAAGGGTTGATCCAAAGGGTATTTCCAGAAACAACAGCAGCGGAAGCAGGGTCCGAAAGACTTGAAAGAATTTTTTTAAAAGCCGAGAAATCTTACCGCTCTTCCCTTCAGGAAACGACACTGGCCGAAGCCATACATCAAACATTAAATCGCGAAACAATTGAACTGGTTAACTGGAACCATTCCCTTGGATCTCCTGATATTGAAGAATTAAAAGAAAAAAAATAGAGCACGCTTGTCATAGCTGCTCTATTTTTTTATAGATTGGTATATTTTAGCTACCACATTCATTAGCCATCTTGGAACTTTCTTAGGAAAGTAGAAACGATGATAGTGAGTAAGATACCCCTTTTTTAAATCATCCCATTGGGAACAATCTTTCCTCTGTGAAAAACGTGCAATGTCAATGATGTGCACTTTATTATCCTTAGTTACTAGTAGATTATGCAGATGAACGTCTGATGGATTTAAGCCCTTATTTCTTGCTGCATTTAAAGCCTCATTTACTTGATTCACATGATTTTCTGTTAATCTCACGCCTTCAATTAAGCATTGGTAAAATGTCTTTCCCTCAATATAATCCATAACTATATAGTTTTTACCACTCATATAAACAGAAGGGTAATAAGGTATTCCCTTTACTTTTTTATAATTCCGTGCTTCATCTTGAGCAATATGTTCAAATGGAGGATAAAACACTTTTATCGCCATATTCACATCTTTTATTTTAAAAACATAAGCGCTTCTGCCTTTACCAATAAGCACTAATTCTTCAGGAACGTTTACCAGGTTTGTTTTTCCACCCTTATTTTCAAAAACAATCTCTGTGACAAATTCGGTGTAGTCTTCTTTTAATTCCACAATCATCTCTTCTTCTGTTGCTTTCGTTTGACCAGTTCTTTTTTCACAAATGGAACAACATGTTTTTGGGCTTGTTTTAGACCTTCACGTATTGCTTTTGATTTCATTAATTTTGTTAACTTTGACACACAGATTTCCTCCTTTTTCTCAGGTAACTGCGGCAAAAGCTCGAAAAAAAACGAGACCTTTGCCCAGTTTGGACAAAGGTCTCGCAAGCAGCAAAGATTTGCTGCCAGCA
This window encodes:
- a CDS encoding MBL fold metallo-hydrolase, translated to MMLTFIGCGSAFHTDLGNNGAFFKADNELFMIDCGSATFHRLVDYQVLNKVTQISVLITHLHPDHIGSLGDLIFYSYFKMVPTFKAKLTVLAPKDVLVEAKSLMRKMGVEDQQVNWLEIGEGGKFGPYDVTPVCVSHADQLNCYGYEFKSKNEYMYYSGDANLIPQAILRKLINNEYDLFFQDTSWADYPGNVHMSLRELTEVVPNDARTTVCCMHLDNGFDLAEARARGFQVATDFLISTQE
- a CDS encoding RrF2 family transcriptional regulator; the protein is MKIKSGVEQAVCILVILATQSDKQHVKSETISTRLHVSPSYLKKVMRKLVISRLITSVPGNSGGFSLARSPNSITMLDILDAIESDKPFLQTEGLIQRVFPETTAAEAGSERLERIFLKAEKSYRSSLQETTLAEAIHQTLNRETIELVNWNHSLGSPDIEELKEKK
- a CDS encoding RIO1 family regulatory kinase/ATPase domain-containing protein, which translates into the protein MELKEDYTEFVTEIVFENKGGKTNLVNVPEELVLIGKGRSAYVFKIKDVNMAIKVFYPPFEHIAQDEARNYKKVKGIPYYPSVYMSGKNYIVMDYIEGKTFYQCLIEGVRLTENHVNQVNEALNAARNKGLNPSDVHLHNLLVTKDNKVHIIDIARFSQRKDCSQWDDLKKGYLTHYHRFYFPKKVPRWLMNVVAKIYQSIKK